The following proteins are co-located in the Spinactinospora alkalitolerans genome:
- a CDS encoding VOC family protein, with product MQVTSSAVSLTVDDVAASSAFFTTHFGFREVMAADGFASLGRDDAAMSVVLLRRGIEVLPEGFRDRHADGIIVAFVVTDLAAEEARLRGEGVAITMPLREEPWGERLFQVTDPNGVVVQLVEWATPEGG from the coding sequence GTGCAGGTCACTTCTTCCGCCGTGTCGCTGACCGTCGACGACGTCGCCGCGTCCAGCGCGTTCTTCACCACCCACTTCGGCTTCCGCGAGGTGATGGCGGCCGACGGCTTCGCCTCCCTCGGCCGCGACGACGCCGCCATGAGCGTCGTCCTGCTCAGGCGCGGCATCGAGGTCCTGCCCGAGGGCTTCCGCGACCGGCACGCCGACGGGATCATCGTCGCCTTCGTCGTCACCGACCTCGCCGCGGAGGAGGCCCGCCTGCGCGGCGAGGGGGTCGCCATCACCATGCCGCTGCGGGAGGAGCCGTGGGGCGAGCGGCTGTTCCAGGTCACCGACCCCAACGGCGTCGTCGTCCAGCTCGTCGAGTGGGCCACCCCCGAAGGCGGCTGA
- a CDS encoding DUF397 domain-containing protein, translating into MTNLFPNDSLQFCKSSYSDRNNCVEVARFEHGAAVRDSKKPECGHLAFAATEWQAFISDLKNGAL; encoded by the coding sequence ATGACCAACCTGTTCCCAAACGACAGCCTGCAGTTCTGCAAGTCGAGCTACAGCGACCGCAACAACTGCGTCGAGGTTGCCCGCTTCGAACATGGAGCCGCTGTCCGCGACTCAAAGAAGCCTGAGTGCGGTCACCTGGCGTTCGCCGCCACAGAGTGGCAGGCGTTCATCAGCGACCTCAAAAACGGCGCCCTGTAG
- the guaD gene encoding guanine deaminase: MTGTSGDARAATTAVRGELIYFRDDPFLVGPEAAFVHEPDGLLICSDGLIHAVGPYSETRDRLPDGVEPAHYPGCLISAGFIDTHVHYVQTEIIGAFGEQLIDWLNEFTFVAEQRFDDPEYCGKVAEVFCDALLRNGTTSALTFCATYPLSVDCLFAETERRGMRMIAGKVLMDRNAPEDLLDTPQRAYERSKGLIEKWHGRGRAMYAITPRFAPTSTPEQLAAAGTLWKEHPGTYVHSHVSENTDEIAWVKELFPERKGYLDVYDHHGLLGPRAMYAHGVHLTEDEFARCHETGTALSHCPTSNLFLGSGLFSLSSAKDPGRPVYVGLGTDIGAGTSFSMLVTMNEAYKVAALGGYPVPALRAFYLATLGGARALGLDDRIGTLAPGREADFVVLDPRATPLMEFRTQRAESIEETMFVLSIMGDDRAVRATYVAGRLAHERQRGR; the protein is encoded by the coding sequence ATGACCGGAACCAGCGGTGACGCACGCGCCGCAACGACCGCCGTGCGCGGGGAACTGATCTACTTCCGCGACGACCCCTTTCTGGTGGGCCCCGAGGCGGCCTTCGTGCACGAACCCGATGGGCTGCTGATCTGCTCGGACGGGCTGATCCACGCCGTCGGCCCGTACAGCGAGACCAGGGACCGGCTCCCGGACGGCGTCGAGCCCGCCCACTACCCCGGGTGCCTGATCTCCGCCGGCTTCATCGACACCCACGTCCACTACGTGCAGACCGAGATCATCGGGGCCTTCGGCGAGCAGTTGATCGACTGGCTCAACGAGTTCACCTTCGTCGCCGAGCAGCGCTTCGACGACCCCGAGTACTGCGGGAAGGTCGCCGAGGTCTTCTGCGACGCGCTGCTGCGCAACGGCACCACCAGCGCGCTGACCTTCTGCGCGACCTACCCGCTGTCGGTGGACTGCCTGTTCGCCGAGACCGAGCGGCGGGGGATGCGGATGATCGCCGGCAAGGTGCTCATGGACCGCAACGCCCCCGAGGACCTGCTCGACACCCCGCAGAGGGCATACGAGCGGTCCAAGGGGCTGATCGAGAAGTGGCACGGCCGCGGGCGCGCCATGTACGCGATCACGCCGCGGTTCGCCCCGACCAGCACCCCCGAGCAGTTGGCGGCAGCGGGCACCCTGTGGAAGGAGCACCCGGGGACCTACGTGCACAGCCACGTCTCGGAGAACACCGACGAGATCGCGTGGGTCAAGGAGCTCTTCCCCGAGCGAAAGGGCTACCTGGACGTCTACGACCACCACGGCCTGCTCGGGCCGCGCGCGATGTACGCGCACGGCGTGCACCTCACCGAGGACGAGTTCGCCCGCTGCCACGAGACCGGCACGGCGCTCTCCCACTGCCCCACGTCGAACCTGTTCCTCGGGTCGGGCCTGTTCAGCCTCAGCTCGGCCAAGGACCCCGGGCGCCCCGTGTACGTCGGCCTCGGCACCGACATCGGGGCGGGGACCAGTTTCTCGATGCTGGTCACGATGAACGAGGCCTACAAGGTCGCCGCGCTGGGCGGCTACCCCGTCCCGGCGCTCAGGGCCTTCTACCTCGCCACCCTGGGCGGCGCCAGGGCGCTGGGCCTCGACGACAGGATCGGCACGCTGGCCCCGGGGCGCGAGGCCGACTTCGTCGTGCTCGACCCGCGCGCCACCCCGCTGATGGAGTTCCGCACCCAGCGGGCGGAGTCGATCGAGGAGACGATGTTCGTCCTGTCGATCATGGGCGACGACCGGGCGGTCCGGGCGACCTATGTCGCCGGCCGGCTCGCCCACGAGAGGCAGCGGGGGCGGTGA
- a CDS encoding sodium:calcium antiporter yields the protein MQDMPVWLSAVTLVVAAVVLIVGGGPFTRLVDRLADRTGWGETMAGIILIGAVTALPGLITSVLGAVRGEAVFAMNNALGGIALQTTFIALADLFYRRANLEHAAASLPNLLAPVGLSTMFGIVLIAGAGPQITVAGVHPASLVLIFVYWYWLRLSRHVGNNPMWRVEPTRFTRHDEPDPAAERPDESLRAMWLKFAVLAAVVAVTGYVIGEAGLSVAEQTGLSGGFVGAVITGVVTSMPELVTVLYAVRIRALHLAIGDIIGGNGFDMLFLSASDIVYREGSIYAAVNREVLLVIGLGVVLNLLVAAGLIRRQREGIGFEGVAMFAVYAIGLVFLAMIG from the coding sequence ATGCAGGACATGCCGGTGTGGCTCAGCGCCGTGACGCTCGTGGTCGCGGCGGTGGTGCTGATCGTGGGCGGCGGACCGTTCACCCGGCTCGTCGACCGGCTCGCCGACCGGACCGGGTGGGGCGAGACCATGGCCGGCATCATCCTCATCGGCGCCGTGACCGCGCTGCCCGGGCTCATCACCAGCGTCCTCGGCGCCGTGCGCGGGGAGGCGGTCTTCGCGATGAACAACGCGCTGGGCGGGATCGCGTTGCAGACCACCTTCATCGCGCTCGCCGACCTGTTCTACCGGCGCGCCAACCTCGAACACGCCGCGGCCTCGCTGCCGAACCTGCTGGCCCCGGTCGGCCTGTCCACCATGTTCGGCATCGTGCTCATCGCCGGTGCGGGCCCGCAGATCACCGTGGCCGGAGTGCACCCGGCCTCGCTGGTGCTGATCTTCGTCTACTGGTACTGGCTCCGGCTGTCCCGGCACGTCGGCAACAACCCGATGTGGCGGGTCGAACCCACCCGCTTCACCCGGCACGACGAACCGGACCCCGCGGCCGAGCGCCCGGACGAGTCCTTGCGCGCCATGTGGCTCAAGTTCGCCGTGCTGGCCGCGGTCGTGGCCGTCACCGGCTACGTCATCGGCGAGGCCGGGCTCTCCGTGGCCGAGCAGACGGGACTGTCCGGCGGCTTCGTCGGCGCCGTCATCACCGGTGTGGTCACCTCGATGCCCGAGCTCGTCACCGTGCTCTACGCCGTGCGGATCCGGGCGCTGCACCTGGCCATCGGCGACATCATCGGCGGCAACGGCTTCGACATGCTGTTCCTGTCGGCCTCCGACATCGTCTACCGCGAGGGCTCTATCTACGCCGCCGTCAACCGAGAGGTCCTCCTGGTCATCGGCCTCGGCGTGGTCCTCAACCTGCTCGTCGCCGCCGGGCTGATCCGCCGCCAGCGCGAGGGGATCGGCTTCGAGGGGGTGGCGATGTTCGCCGTCTACGCCATCGGGCTGGTCTTCCTCGCCATGATCGGCTGA
- a CDS encoding cation diffusion facilitator family transporter: MSAEGSTKAVVTALVANMGIAVTKFVAYLLTGSSSMLAESIHSVADSGNQALLLIGGRRARRQATPEHPFGYGRERYIYAFIVSIVLFSLGGLFALYEAWHKLSDPHPITSWHWVPIVVLLVAIALESMALRTAVKESNAVRGNASWVRFVRNSRSPELPVILLEDTGALFGLVFALIGVSMTLITGNGVWDGLGTAAIGILLVVIAVVLALETKSLLIGESATREHTRLIERAIAAGERGSTLIHMRTMHLGPEELLVAAKVAIDHDDTAADVARAVNGAEARIREAVPIARLIYLEPDILRGSPSADPDEPASGTTPL; the protein is encoded by the coding sequence ATGAGCGCCGAGGGAAGCACGAAGGCGGTGGTGACCGCGCTGGTCGCCAACATGGGGATCGCCGTCACCAAATTCGTGGCCTACCTGCTGACGGGCTCCTCGTCCATGCTGGCCGAGTCGATCCACTCGGTCGCCGACTCCGGCAACCAGGCGCTGCTGCTGATCGGCGGCAGGCGCGCCCGGCGGCAGGCGACGCCGGAGCACCCGTTCGGCTACGGCAGGGAGCGCTACATCTACGCGTTCATCGTCTCGATCGTGCTGTTCAGCCTGGGCGGGCTGTTCGCGCTGTACGAGGCGTGGCACAAGCTCAGCGATCCGCACCCGATCACCAGTTGGCACTGGGTGCCGATCGTGGTGCTGCTGGTGGCGATCGCCCTGGAGTCGATGGCGCTGCGGACCGCGGTCAAGGAGTCCAACGCCGTGCGCGGCAACGCGAGCTGGGTGCGGTTCGTCCGCAACTCCAGGTCCCCGGAGCTTCCGGTCATCCTGCTGGAGGACACCGGTGCGCTGTTCGGCCTGGTCTTCGCGCTCATCGGCGTGAGCATGACCCTGATCACCGGCAACGGCGTCTGGGACGGTCTGGGAACCGCCGCGATCGGGATCCTGCTGGTGGTGATCGCCGTCGTGCTCGCGCTGGAGACGAAGAGCCTGCTGATCGGCGAGTCCGCCACCCGCGAGCACACCCGGCTGATCGAGCGGGCGATCGCGGCCGGTGAGCGCGGAAGCACCCTCATCCACATGCGGACCATGCACCTGGGCCCGGAGGAGCTGCTGGTGGCGGCCAAGGTCGCGATCGACCACGACGACACGGCCGCCGACGTCGCGCGGGCCGTCAACGGCGCCGAGGCGCGGATCCGTGAGGCCGTCCCGATCGCCCGGTTGATCTACCTGGAACCCGACATCCTGCGGGGCAGCCCGTCGGCGGACCCCGACGAGCCGGCGTCCGGGACGACGCCGCTGTAG
- a CDS encoding TetR/AcrR family transcriptional regulator C-terminal domain-containing protein, whose translation MPIERSSAGDPARTLELLWREPGRGTSGRGPRQGRTVDEVVDAAIGIADEAGLESVTMRKVAQALGVVPMSLYTYVPGKAELLDLMLDTVYGRMPRTDRTGEPWRARVEGVARENRELFERHPWAARVSTVRPPLGPGVMAKYEHELAAFDGLGLTDVEMDAALTYLLGFVQTTARMAADVRGARHDSAMDDEQWWEANQPLLARVFDETRYPVAARVGGAAGAAHQGAYGPDHAYEFGLRRVLDGLGALIDARAGSGTDQSRRP comes from the coding sequence GTGCCCATCGAACGCAGTAGCGCAGGCGATCCCGCCCGTACCCTGGAGCTGCTGTGGCGGGAGCCCGGCCGCGGCACGTCGGGGCGCGGCCCCAGGCAGGGGCGCACGGTCGACGAGGTCGTCGACGCGGCGATCGGGATCGCCGACGAGGCCGGCCTGGAGTCGGTGACGATGCGCAAGGTCGCCCAGGCCCTCGGCGTCGTCCCCATGTCGCTCTACACCTACGTGCCCGGCAAGGCCGAGCTCCTGGACCTCATGCTCGACACCGTCTACGGCCGGATGCCGCGCACCGACCGGACCGGCGAACCGTGGCGCGCGCGGGTCGAGGGGGTGGCGCGCGAGAACCGGGAGCTGTTCGAGCGGCACCCCTGGGCCGCTCGGGTCTCGACCGTGCGGCCGCCGCTGGGGCCCGGCGTCATGGCCAAGTACGAGCACGAGCTCGCGGCGTTCGACGGGCTGGGGCTCACCGACGTCGAGATGGACGCCGCCCTCACCTACCTGCTCGGCTTCGTCCAGACCACGGCCAGGATGGCGGCCGACGTGCGCGGCGCCCGGCACGACAGCGCCATGGACGACGAGCAGTGGTGGGAGGCCAACCAACCACTGCTCGCCCGGGTGTTCGACGAGACCAGGTACCCCGTCGCCGCGCGCGTGGGCGGCGCCGCCGGAGCCGCCCACCAGGGGGCCTACGGCCCCGACCACGCCTACGAGTTCGGGCTCCGCCGCGTCCTCGACGGCCTCGGCGCCCTCATCGACGCGCGCGCGGGCAGCGGGACCGACCAGTCCCGCCGACCTTGA